The following proteins are co-located in the Colletotrichum lupini chromosome 4, complete sequence genome:
- a CDS encoding translation elongation factor Tu, protein MSASLRSVAPFFRTARASLRQGNVSPLQAALKRQNVSPILNVYRTYAVYERTKPHVNIGTIGHVDHGKTTLSAAITKRQAEKGLANFLEYGAIDKAPEERKRGITISTAHIEYSTDNRHYSHVDCPGHADYIKNMITGAANMDGAIIVVAASDGQMPQTREHLLLARQVGVQKIVVFVNKVDAIDDPEMLELVEMEMRELLSTYGFEGDETPVIMGSALMAMQNQRPEIGQEKIDELLKAVDEWIPTPTRDLEKPFLMSVEDVFSISGRGTVVSGRVERGLLKKDTEVEIVGKGDQIIKSKVTDIETFKKSCEESRAGDNSGLLLRGIKREDISRGMVVCKPGTVKAHSSFLVSLYVLSKDEGGRHTGFHENYKPQMYLRTADESVTLTFPEGTEDAKNKMVMPGDNVEMVAQLHHPSAVEVGQRFNVREGGRTVATGLITQTHNFPDMKWEPGW, encoded by the exons ATGTCCGCCTCTCTGAGATCCGTTGCGCCGTTCTTCCGGACGGCGCGCGCCTCGCTGCGCCAGGGCAACGTTAGCCCCCTTCAGGCCGCTCTGAAGAGACAGAACGTCTCCCCCATCCTCAACGTCTACCGCACATACGCCGTCTACGAGCGGACAAAGCCTCACGTCAACATTG GTACTATTGGCCACGTCGATCACGGAAAG ACCACTCTGTCCGCCGCCATCACCAAGAGACAGGCCGAGAAGGGTCTTGCCAACTTCCTCGAGTATGGTGCCATTGACAAGGCTCCTGAGGAGCGCAAGCGTGGTATCACCATCTCTACTGCCCACATCGAGTACTCGACCGACAACCGCCACTACTCCCACGTCGACTGCCCTGGTCACGCCGATTACATCAAGAACATGATTACTGGTGCCGCCAACATGGACGGTGCCATCATCGTCGTTGCCGCCTCCGACGGTCAGATGCCCCAGACCCGTGAGCACTTGCTGCTTGCCCGCCAGGTCGGTGTCCAGAAGATTGTCGTCTTCGTCAACAAGGTCGACGCCATCGACGACCCCGAGATGTTGGAGCTCGTCGAGATGGAGATGCGTGAGCTGCTCAGCACCTACGGCTTCGAGGGTGACGAGACCCCCGTCATCATGGGTTCCGCCCTCATGGCCATGCAGAACCAGAGACCCGAGATTGGTCAGGAGAAGATTGATGAGCTGCTCAAGGCCGTCGACGAGTGGATCCCTACCCCTACCCGTGACCTCGAGAAGCCCTTCCTCATGTCCGTTGAGGATGTCTTCTCCATCTCTGGCCGTGGTACCGTCGTTTCCGGCCGTGTCGAGCGTGGTCTCCTGAAGAAGGATACCGAAGTCGAGATTGTCGGCAAGGGTGACCAGATCATCAAGTCCAAGGTCACCGATATCGAGACCTTCAAGAAGTCTTGCGAAGAGTCCCGTGCTGGTGACAACTCCGGTCTTCTTCTCCGTGGTATCAAGCGCGAGGATATCAGCCGTGGTATGGTCGTCTGCAAGCCTGGCACCGTCAAGGCCCACTCCAGCTTCCTCGTCTCCCTCTACGTCCTGTCCAAGGATGAGGGTGGCCGCCACACCGGTTTCCACGAGAACTACAAGCCCCAGATGTACCTCCGTACTGCCGACGAGTCCGTCACCCTCACCTTCCCCGAGGGAACCGAGGACGCCAAGAACAAGATGGTCATGCCCGGTGACAATGTCGAGATGGTTGCTCAGCTGCACCACCCCTCTGCTGTCGAGGTTGGCCAGCGCTTCAACGTCCGTGAGGGTGGACGCACCGTCGCCACTGGTCTCATCACCC AAACACACAACTTCCCCGACATGAAATGGGAACCCGGATGGTGA